The following are encoded together in the Ketobacter sp. MCCC 1A13808 genome:
- a CDS encoding oxygenase MpaB family protein, producing MAISLNELKQLVTSQKERIPSLYGQVDFSKTPQRFAGGEADRTQLPRRMAKKFRGQLLADKERVERARAYTMLGDTVADAYAALMPQYGFKRLIDMLKQACDQGVKSVENPPQELIDFIGSMENVPAWLDPDLMEEGARISRNQMANLTPFAIRGAFIATFMNKYSGLPMALTGALSSESAVQRVNETASFFTTATLPGALRRYGVGFKAAAMVRLMHSMVRFNLLTRSEKWNVDVFGIPIPQVDQMPAGTIPAFLAAFSAMSRKKKRFTREERAIVELCRYQSFLLGLPEELLPATPKEIVDVMMAYSGTLRDGYDDETCGALVRATMAAYRPKDKSLKSRLYNETEKRFSKVFFNRVFLSNGNRSLAKKMNVQASPIDYLFFGLASAYVLPQVLATKVAQRIPILDDMVDKILIDKINRLLVEYGHPEFTTDASNYRQ from the coding sequence ATGGCAATTAGTCTTAATGAATTAAAACAACTGGTTACCTCTCAAAAAGAGCGCATACCATCTTTATACGGTCAGGTTGACTTCAGCAAAACACCGCAACGGTTTGCCGGGGGCGAAGCTGACCGCACCCAACTGCCCCGGCGTATGGCGAAAAAATTCCGCGGCCAGTTGCTGGCGGATAAAGAGCGGGTGGAGCGGGCCCGTGCCTATACCATGTTGGGAGACACTGTGGCCGATGCCTATGCCGCGTTGATGCCGCAATACGGTTTTAAGCGTTTGATCGATATGTTGAAGCAGGCATGCGATCAGGGTGTCAAAAGTGTTGAAAATCCACCACAGGAGCTGATCGACTTTATCGGATCGATGGAAAACGTACCGGCATGGCTGGACCCGGATTTGATGGAAGAGGGTGCCCGTATCAGCCGTAATCAGATGGCGAACCTGACCCCCTTTGCTATTCGCGGCGCTTTTATTGCTACCTTTATGAATAAATATTCCGGTCTGCCGATGGCCTTAACCGGTGCATTGTCTAGCGAATCGGCTGTGCAAAGAGTCAATGAAACCGCCAGCTTTTTTACCACCGCTACCTTACCTGGCGCGTTACGACGCTACGGGGTCGGCTTCAAGGCAGCCGCCATGGTTCGGTTAATGCATTCCATGGTGCGGTTTAATTTACTTACCCGTTCAGAAAAGTGGAATGTGGATGTTTTCGGTATTCCGATTCCGCAGGTGGATCAAATGCCGGCGGGCACCATCCCGGCTTTTCTGGCGGCATTCAGCGCCATGAGCAGAAAGAAAAAGCGGTTCACTCGTGAAGAGCGTGCGATTGTGGAGTTGTGTCGCTATCAAAGTTTTCTGCTTGGGTTACCGGAAGAGTTACTGCCCGCCACGCCGAAAGAAATCGTCGACGTAATGATGGCGTATTCCGGCACCTTGCGCGATGGCTATGATGATGAGACTTGCGGAGCCTTGGTGCGGGCGACTATGGCAGCGTATCGCCCGAAAGATAAAAGCCTTAAAAGCCGCTTGTATAACGAAACCGAAAAGCGCTTTTCCAAAGTGTTTTTTAACCGGGTTTTTCTCAGTAACGGCAATCGTTCATTGGCGAAAAAAATGAATGTGCAGGCGTCCCCCATTGATTATCTGTTTTTCGGCCTGGCCAGCGCCTATGTGTTGCCGCAAGTACTCGCTACCAAAGTGGCACAACGCATCCCGATACTGGACGATATGGTGGATAAAATTCTGATCGATAAGATTAACCGTTTACTGGTGGAATACGGGCATCCTGAATTCACCACGGATGCTTCGAATTACCGGCAGTAA